In the genome of Pseudomonas bubulae, one region contains:
- the panC gene encoding pantoate--beta-alanine ligase: protein MNTVKTVRELRAVIARARREGKQIALVPTMGNLHSGHGALVTTAAQQADFVVASIFVNPLQFGANEDLDTYPRTLAADQERLLQAGCDLLFAPTVEEMYPNGMDGLTRVTAAKLSNELCGSRRPGHFDGVTTVVSKLFNMVQPDLAIFGQKDYQQLAVIRAMVNDLNFPIQIISEPTVRAEDGLALSSRNGYLSEEQRALAPALYRHLSEMARAIEAGERDYPALVRQHLAQIEAIGFRPDYLEVRHAQTLLPAQATDRDLVILVAAFLGATRLIDNVHLNLDSAL, encoded by the coding sequence ATGAACACAGTTAAAACCGTTCGCGAACTGCGCGCCGTCATCGCCCGCGCACGCCGTGAAGGCAAACAGATAGCACTGGTCCCGACCATGGGCAATCTGCACAGTGGCCATGGCGCACTGGTAACCACCGCCGCACAACAAGCCGATTTCGTGGTGGCGAGCATTTTCGTCAACCCGCTGCAGTTTGGCGCCAACGAAGATCTGGATACCTATCCGCGCACCCTGGCAGCCGACCAGGAAAGGCTTCTGCAGGCAGGCTGTGACTTGCTGTTTGCCCCGACCGTTGAAGAAATGTACCCCAACGGCATGGACGGCCTGACCCGTGTTACTGCTGCCAAATTAAGCAATGAACTGTGCGGCAGCCGTCGCCCGGGGCATTTCGATGGTGTGACCACCGTGGTCAGCAAGCTGTTCAACATGGTTCAGCCCGACCTGGCGATTTTTGGGCAAAAAGACTACCAACAGCTGGCAGTCATTCGCGCAATGGTCAACGATCTGAACTTCCCGATCCAGATCATCAGCGAACCCACCGTGCGCGCCGAAGACGGCCTGGCCCTGTCCTCGCGCAATGGTTACCTGAGCGAAGAGCAGCGAGCCCTGGCGCCAGCGCTGTACCGTCACCTGAGTGAAATGGCGCGCGCCATCGAAGCCGGTGAGCGCGACTACCCGGCCCTGGTGCGCCAGCATCTGGCGCAAATCGAAGCCATTGGTTTTCGTCCGGACTACCTGGAAGTGCGCCACGCACAGACCTTGCTACCGGCACAGGCGACTGATCGCGACCTGGTAATTCTGGTTGCGGCCTTCCTGGGTGCCACCCGTTTGATCGACAACGTACATCTTAATCTCGACAGCGCGCTCTGA
- the pgi gene encoding glucose-6-phosphate isomerase has translation MAYYRTPHDVTALPAWQALKLHRASMQNFSMRDAFNSNPKRFEEFTLSSCGLFLDYSKNLITNETRDLLVNLANEVDLKGAIKSLFSGEIVNASEGRPALHTALRRPVADKLSVNGVNIMPEVHKVLNQMTELVGRIHDGLWRGYTEKPITDIVNIGIGGSFLGPELVSEALLSYAQKGVRCHYLANIDGSEFHELTAKLRAETTLFIVSSKSFNTLETLKNAQAARAWYLAQGGSEAELHRHFIAVSSNNAAAVAFGIREENIFPMWDWVGGRYSLWSAIGLPIALAIGMSNFKELLSGAYSMDQHFQTAPFEQNMPVLMAALGVWYGNFWGAQSHAILPYDHYLRNITKHLQQLDMESNGKSVRQDGTPVSTDTGPVIWGGVGCNGQHAYHQLLHQGTQLIPADFIVPIVSFNPVSDHHQWLYANCLSQSQALMLGKTRAEAEAELRDKGMSEEEVKKLAPHKVIPGNRPSNTLVVERISPRRLGALVALYEHKVFVQSVIWGINAFDQWGVELGKELGKGVYNRLTGIQEEPADDASTQGLINYFRGRHRG, from the coding sequence ATGGCGTACTACCGCACCCCTCACGACGTTACCGCTCTGCCCGCTTGGCAAGCGTTGAAACTTCACCGTGCCAGCATGCAAAACTTCAGCATGCGTGACGCGTTTAACAGCAACCCGAAACGTTTTGAAGAATTCACCCTGAGCAGCTGCGGGCTGTTTCTGGACTACTCGAAAAACCTGATCACCAACGAGACCCGCGATCTGCTGGTCAACCTCGCCAATGAGGTCGACCTCAAAGGCGCAATCAAGTCGTTGTTCAGCGGTGAAATCGTCAACGCCTCTGAAGGTCGCCCGGCCCTGCACACCGCGCTGCGTCGCCCGGTTGCCGACAAACTGTCGGTCAACGGCGTGAACATCATGCCCGAGGTGCATAAAGTCCTGAACCAGATGACCGAGCTGGTCGGCCGGATTCACGACGGTCTGTGGCGCGGTTACACCGAGAAGCCAATCACCGACATCGTCAATATCGGCATCGGCGGCTCGTTCCTCGGCCCTGAGCTGGTTTCTGAAGCGTTGCTGTCCTACGCGCAAAAAGGTGTGCGCTGCCATTACCTGGCGAACATCGACGGCAGTGAGTTCCATGAACTGACCGCAAAACTGCGCGCTGAAACCACCCTATTTATCGTTTCGTCCAAATCATTCAATACCCTCGAAACCCTGAAAAACGCCCAGGCGGCACGAGCCTGGTACCTCGCCCAGGGCGGTTCGGAAGCTGAGCTGCATCGCCACTTTATCGCCGTATCGAGCAACAACGCGGCAGCCGTGGCATTCGGTATTCGAGAAGAAAACATCTTCCCGATGTGGGACTGGGTCGGCGGGCGTTACTCGCTGTGGTCGGCCATCGGTCTGCCAATTGCCCTGGCCATCGGCATGTCCAACTTCAAAGAGCTGCTGTCCGGTGCCTACAGCATGGACCAGCACTTCCAGACTGCTCCGTTCGAGCAGAACATGCCGGTACTGATGGCCGCACTGGGTGTGTGGTATGGCAACTTCTGGGGCGCGCAAAGCCACGCGATCCTGCCGTACGACCACTACCTGCGTAACATCACCAAACACTTGCAACAGCTGGACATGGAATCCAACGGCAAGAGCGTGCGCCAGGACGGCACTCCGGTGTCAACCGATACTGGCCCGGTGATCTGGGGTGGAGTGGGCTGCAACGGTCAGCATGCGTACCACCAATTGCTGCACCAAGGCACCCAACTGATCCCGGCCGACTTTATCGTGCCGATTGTCAGCTTCAACCCGGTGTCCGACCACCATCAATGGCTGTATGCCAACTGCCTGTCGCAAAGCCAGGCGCTGATGCTGGGTAAAACCCGCGCAGAAGCCGAAGCTGAACTGCGCGACAAGGGCATGAGCGAAGAAGAAGTTAAAAAACTGGCGCCGCACAAGGTGATCCCGGGCAACCGCCCGAGCAATACCCTGGTGGTGGAACGCATCAGCCCGCGCCGTCTGGGTGCACTGGTGGCGCTGTACGAACACAAAGTGTTTGTGCAAAGCGTGATCTGGGGCATCAACGCCTTCGACCAATGGGGTGTTGAACTGGGCAAGGAGCTGGGCAAAGGCGTATACAACCGTCTGACCGGTATCCAGGAAGAGCCTGCCGACGATGCGTCGACCCAGGGCCTGATCAACTACTTCCGCGGCCGTCACCGCGGGTGA
- a CDS encoding oxygenase MpaB family protein encodes MEFIRRPIERQIMSLTGLSLGKLDLENPKGDPGLFGPDSISWQVHGDFTSMLIGGISALMLQALHPLALAGVWDHSSFREDMLGRLRRTGQFISGTTFGATGDANWLIDKVRTIHLQVSGTGLDGRPYAASDPELLTWVHVAEVSNFLAAHLRYRNPHLSAEDQDRYYDEIAMIAERLGATHVPRSRQQVADYLDSVRPQLLCDERSREVIRLLLNAPAPSLLAKPFGALMMQAGIDLLPDWASDQLGLQQHSMIRKGVRAGVNSTAPILRWAVRNGSVQRARRRMGLG; translated from the coding sequence ATGGAATTTATCCGCCGCCCCATCGAGCGCCAGATCATGAGCCTGACCGGGCTTTCCCTCGGCAAGCTCGACCTCGAAAACCCCAAGGGCGACCCCGGCCTGTTCGGCCCGGACTCCATCAGTTGGCAGGTCCACGGTGACTTCACCAGCATGCTGATTGGCGGCATCAGCGCCTTGATGCTGCAAGCCTTGCACCCACTGGCCCTGGCCGGGGTGTGGGACCACTCCAGTTTCCGCGAAGACATGCTGGGTCGGCTACGCCGCACCGGGCAGTTCATTTCAGGTACCACCTTCGGCGCCACTGGCGATGCCAACTGGCTGATCGACAAAGTGCGCACCATCCACCTGCAAGTCAGCGGCACCGGTCTCGATGGCCGCCCCTATGCGGCCAGCGACCCCGAGCTGCTGACCTGGGTGCATGTGGCCGAAGTCAGCAACTTTCTCGCCGCCCACCTGCGCTATCGCAACCCGCATTTATCCGCTGAAGATCAGGACCGCTACTACGACGAAATCGCCATGATCGCTGAACGCCTGGGCGCCACCCACGTACCGCGCTCACGTCAGCAAGTAGCCGATTACCTCGACAGCGTTCGCCCGCAATTGCTTTGCGATGAGCGCAGCCGTGAAGTCATTCGCCTGCTGCTCAACGCCCCTGCCCCCAGCCTGCTGGCCAAACCATTTGGTGCATTGATGATGCAGGCCGGGATCGATTTACTGCCCGACTGGGCCAGCGACCAGTTGGGGCTGCAACAACACTCGATGATTCGCAAAGGGGTACGGGCCGGGGTCAACAGCACCGCGCCAATCCTGCGCTGGGCCGTACGCAACGGTTCGGTACAACGGGCGCGACGGCGCATGGGGCTTGGCTGA
- a CDS encoding acetyl-CoA C-acetyltransferase, with protein MQDVVIVAATRTAVGSFQGSLAHVPAVELGAAVIRQLLAQTGLDGAQVDEVIMGQVLTAGAGQNPARQAAIKAGLPFAVPALTLNKVCGSGLKALHLGAQAIRCGDAEVIIAGGQENMSLSNYIMPGARTGLRMGHSQIVDTMISDGLWDAFNDYHMGITAENLVAKYDISREAQDAFAAASQQKATAAIEAGRFVDEITPVLIPQRKGDPIAFTTDEQPRAGTTAESLAKLRPAFKKDGSVTAGNASSLNDGAAAVMLMSAAKAKALGLPVLAKIAAYANAGVDPAIMGIGPVSATQRCLSKAGWTLQQLDLIEANEAFAAQALAVGQELQWDASKVNVNGGAIAIGHPIGASGCRILVTLLHEMLKRDAKKGLATLCIGGGQGVALAIERE; from the coding sequence ATGCAAGACGTCGTAATCGTTGCGGCTACCCGCACCGCCGTTGGCAGCTTTCAAGGTTCGCTGGCCCATGTACCTGCCGTGGAACTGGGTGCCGCCGTCATTCGCCAATTACTCGCACAAACTGGCCTGGATGGCGCCCAGGTCGACGAAGTGATCATGGGTCAGGTACTGACCGCCGGTGCCGGGCAAAACCCTGCCCGCCAGGCGGCAATCAAGGCCGGCCTGCCGTTTGCGGTACCGGCACTGACCCTGAACAAGGTTTGCGGGTCGGGCCTCAAGGCCCTGCACCTGGGGGCCCAGGCCATTCGATGCGGCGATGCCGAGGTGATCATCGCCGGCGGCCAGGAAAACATGAGCCTGTCCAACTACATCATGCCCGGTGCCCGCACCGGTCTGCGCATGGGCCACAGTCAGATCGTCGACACCATGATCAGCGATGGCCTGTGGGATGCGTTCAACGACTACCACATGGGCATTACCGCCGAAAACCTTGTGGCTAAATACGACATCAGCCGTGAAGCGCAAGACGCCTTCGCCGCCGCCTCACAGCAAAAAGCCACTGCGGCGATTGAAGCCGGGCGCTTTGTCGATGAAATCACCCCCGTCCTGATCCCGCAGCGCAAAGGCGATCCGATCGCATTCACTACCGACGAGCAACCGCGCGCTGGCACCACCGCCGAATCGTTGGCAAAACTGCGTCCCGCATTCAAAAAAGACGGCTCTGTCACCGCAGGTAACGCCTCCTCACTCAATGACGGCGCAGCCGCGGTCATGCTCATGAGCGCCGCCAAGGCCAAGGCCCTGGGCTTGCCGGTGCTGGCCAAAATCGCGGCCTACGCCAATGCCGGCGTGGATCCGGCCATCATGGGCATCGGCCCGGTCAGTGCCACCCAGCGTTGCCTGAGCAAAGCCGGCTGGACTTTGCAGCAACTGGACCTGATCGAAGCCAACGAAGCCTTCGCCGCACAAGCGCTGGCCGTGGGCCAGGAACTGCAATGGGACGCGAGCAAGGTCAACGTCAATGGCGGTGCAATTGCCATTGGCCACCCTATTGGTGCGTCAGGTTGCCGGATCCTGGTGACCCTGCTTCACGAAATGCTCAAGCGCGACGCCAAAAAAGGCCTGGCCACCTTGTGCATCGGCGGTGGTCAGGGCGTAGCGCTGGCGATCGAGCGGGAGTAA
- a CDS encoding class I SAM-dependent rRNA methyltransferase — protein MSSLNQALRAALDNRHDLLAELHAQGTDCYRLFHGSQEGAGGLTIDRYGPQLLVQSFHQRLERDDLLQLHEAINRHLGLDLLLVYNDRSQGNSRIDREDTVYRAEDAALEDTVGHEWGLKYRVRGRHAGQDPLLFLDLRNARGWVKQHSAGKSVLNLFSYTCGVGLSAAAGGASEVCNLDFAEGNLAVGRENGLLNPELPKMKFVQSDYFAAIRQLAGLPIIQRRHKLPAYPRMDQREYDLVLLDPPAWAKSAFGTVDLLRDYQSLLKPAVLTTAPDGVLICCNNLAKVSMDDWREQVLRCAEKAGRPVRDWQVMSPASDFPSLDQQPPLKTLILQF, from the coding sequence ATGTCTTCCTTGAATCAGGCGCTGCGCGCCGCCCTCGATAATCGTCACGACCTGTTGGCCGAGCTGCACGCCCAAGGCACCGACTGCTATCGCCTGTTCCACGGCAGCCAGGAAGGCGCCGGCGGCCTGACCATCGACCGCTACGGCCCGCAACTGCTGGTACAAAGCTTTCATCAACGTCTTGAGCGCGATGATTTGCTGCAACTGCACGAAGCCATCAATCGCCACCTGGGCCTCGACCTGCTGCTGGTCTACAACGACCGCTCCCAGGGCAACTCGCGTATCGACCGCGAAGACACCGTGTACCGCGCCGAAGACGCCGCCCTTGAAGACACCGTCGGCCACGAATGGGGCCTCAAGTACCGGGTGCGCGGCCGCCATGCCGGGCAAGACCCGCTGTTGTTTCTCGACCTGCGCAACGCCCGTGGCTGGGTCAAGCAGCACAGTGCCGGCAAAAGCGTGCTCAACCTGTTCTCCTACACCTGTGGTGTTGGCCTGAGTGCCGCTGCAGGTGGAGCCAGCGAAGTCTGCAACCTCGATTTCGCCGAAGGCAATCTGGCGGTTGGTCGCGAAAACGGCCTGCTGAACCCTGAACTGCCAAAAATGAAATTCGTACAGTCCGACTATTTCGCGGCCATCCGCCAATTGGCCGGTCTGCCAATCATTCAGCGTCGTCACAAGCTGCCTGCCTACCCGCGCATGGATCAGCGTGAATACGACCTCGTGCTGCTCGACCCGCCTGCCTGGGCCAAGAGTGCCTTCGGCACGGTCGATCTGCTGCGCGACTACCAAAGCCTGCTCAAGCCGGCCGTACTGACCACCGCACCAGACGGCGTATTGATCTGCTGCAACAATCTGGCAAAGGTCAGCATGGACGACTGGCGCGAGCAGGTTTTGCGTTGCGCCGAGAAAGCTGGCCGCCCGGTTCGCGACTGGCAGGTCATGAGTCCGGCCAGCGATTTCCCGTCCCTGGATCAGCAGCCACCGCTGAAAACCCTGATCCTTCAGTTTTAA